The Dehalococcoidia bacterium genomic sequence CTTTGACTGGATCGTGTTCACCAGTGTCAACGGGGTGCGGTACGGCATGGAGCGCCTGGGGGCTTTAGGCTTCACCCCGGACTCTTTGAGCACCGTGCGCATTGCTGTGGTGGGCCCGGCGACGGCCCGCGCCGTCCAGCGCTGGGGGCTGAAGCCCGCCGCCCTTCCCCTTGAGTTCCGCACTGAAGCCATCGCCGATGCCCTGGGCGACGTGGAGGGACAGCGTATCCTCCTCCTACGGGCAGAAGGGGCACGTCAGGCCCTTGTCCACATCCTCAAGGAGCGGGGGGCGCAGGTAACCGAGGTGGGCGTCTATCGGGTGCTCCCCGTCTCGGACGGAAGGGGTGTGGAGCGGCTCCTGTCTCCCGTGCCGGATCTGGTTACCCTGACAAGCCCCTCCACCGCCCGAGCCCTCGCCGCCCTTGTCCGCTCCCTGCCGTTCCCTCTCCCCTTAGAGCGCCTGCCGGCCGTGTGCATCGGCCCTGTTACCGCTGCTGCCGCCCGGGAGGAGGGCTTCCCCGTGGTGGGCACGGCCCGACGGTATGTGGAAGAGGGTTTGGTGGAAGCCGTGCTGGAGGCTGTCCAGCGCCTCAAACCGCCCATTTGGTGGACGGAGGTGGGTTATGACCCTGGTCACCAGTAATGCAGTTGCCCCAGCCGATCGCCTGCGCCGTCTACGGCGCACCCCGGCCCTACGACGCCTGGTGCGGGAGACGACCCTTACCCCCGCCGACTTCATCTACCCCCTCTTTATCTGTCCCGGGGTGGACAGGGAGGAGCCGGTGCCCAGTATGCCCGGCATCTCCCGCCTCTCGGTGGACCGGGCGGCTAAAGAGGCGGAGGAGGTGGCGCGTCTGGGCATCCCCGCCGTGCTCCTGTTCGGGGTTCCCCAGGAGAAGGATGCCTTCGCGCGCCACGCCTACGCTCCCCAGGGTTTAGTGCCCCAGGCAGTGCGCAAAATCAAAGAGGCGGTGCCCCACCTGGTGGTGCTCACCGATATCTGCGTCTGCTCGTATACCGACCACGGACATTGCGGGGTTGTCCGCAACGGCACCGTGGACAACGACGAGACCCTGACGATACTAGCCCGTATGGCCCTGGCCCACGCCGAGGCGGGGGCGGATATCGTTGCTCCCAGCGCCATGATGGATGGGCAGGTGGGGGCTATCCGGGAGGCCCTGGACAAGGCGGGTTTCCAGGAGGTGGCCATTATGGGCTATTCGGCCAAGTT encodes the following:
- a CDS encoding uroporphyrinogen-III synthase, with translation MTASKPLHGWRILVTRPEGQAHTLAQRLRSLGAQPLLLPVMRILPPEDWSAVDDALRRASAFDWIVFTSVNGVRYGMERLGALGFTPDSLSTVRIAVVGPATARAVQRWGLKPAALPLEFRTEAIADALGDVEGQRILLLRAEGARQALVHILKERGAQVTEVGVYRVLPVSDGRGVERLLSPVPDLVTLTSPSTARALAALVRSLPFPLPLERLPAVCIGPVTAAAAREEGFPVVGTARRYVEEGLVEAVLEAVQRLKPPIWWTEVGYDPGHQ
- the hemB gene encoding porphobilinogen synthase gives rise to the protein MTLVTSNAVAPADRLRRLRRTPALRRLVRETTLTPADFIYPLFICPGVDREEPVPSMPGISRLSVDRAAKEAEEVARLGIPAVLLFGVPQEKDAFARHAYAPQGLVPQAVRKIKEAVPHLVVLTDICVCSYTDHGHCGVVRNGTVDNDETLTILARMALAHAEAGADIVAPSAMMDGQVGAIREALDKAGFQEVAIMGYSAKFASAFYGPFREAADSTPQFGDRKAYQMDPANAREALREIERDIVQGADIVMVKPALAYLDIIRWARERFDHPLGAYNVSGEYAMLKAAGRLGWLNERAVVLEVLTAIKRAGADCILTYFAKDAVRWLQEEG